A stretch of candidate division WOR-3 bacterium DNA encodes these proteins:
- a CDS encoding B12-binding domain-containing radical SAM protein gives MNVLLVYPEIPDTFWSFKHAVKFIHKKAMMPPLGLLTVAAILPEEWEKKLVDMNIEKLTVKNLEWADMVLISGMSIQKKSAAEVIDQCRIAGKKVVVGGPLFTLERELFDKVDHFVLNEGEITLPEFLDDLKKGSEKKIYETKKHADLDLTPVPLWSLVKMGKYAMMPIQYSRGCPFNCEFCNITSLFGRIPRLKKADKITEELDQLYSRGWRGGVFFVDDNFIGNKKKLKEDLLPSISKWRKGKKGIQLVTEVSINVSDDDELLRMMLEAGFDTLFIGIESPNSASLLECNKVQNLNRNIISNIKKLQKMGFTVQGGFIVGFDSDTAMIFQQIIDFIQKSGITTAMVGLLQAPPGTRLYERMKKANRIKTKFSGDNTDCSTNIVPVMKMKNLREGYERVIRKIYSSKFYYRRINTFLDEYHRPDTGVRFDFKNKIIYVSAFLRSIILLGVFGSEKLYFWKLLLKTFFKDIKNMPIAVTLAIYGRHFRKVTNNHLALDRKA, from the coding sequence ATGAATGTCCTGCTTGTCTATCCCGAAATTCCGGATACTTTTTGGAGTTTTAAACACGCCGTAAAATTTATCCACAAAAAAGCTATGATGCCTCCACTTGGACTTTTAACTGTCGCCGCAATTCTTCCCGAGGAATGGGAAAAGAAACTCGTCGACATGAATATCGAAAAACTTACAGTAAAAAATCTCGAATGGGCAGACATGGTTTTAATAAGCGGCATGTCTATTCAGAAAAAATCCGCTGCCGAAGTGATAGATCAGTGCAGAATAGCCGGTAAAAAAGTGGTTGTCGGTGGACCTTTGTTCACCCTCGAAAGAGAATTGTTCGATAAAGTTGATCATTTTGTTCTAAACGAGGGTGAAATCACACTTCCGGAATTTCTTGACGATTTAAAGAAGGGCTCTGAAAAGAAAATTTATGAGACAAAAAAGCACGCAGACCTAGATTTGACACCTGTGCCGCTCTGGTCTTTGGTAAAAATGGGGAAGTATGCGATGATGCCTATTCAGTACTCAAGGGGATGTCCTTTTAACTGCGAGTTCTGCAATATAACTTCTCTGTTCGGCAGAATTCCAAGGCTAAAAAAAGCCGATAAGATAACCGAAGAGCTCGATCAGCTATATTCAAGGGGATGGAGAGGTGGAGTTTTTTTTGTCGACGACAATTTTATCGGCAACAAGAAAAAACTAAAAGAGGATCTCTTGCCTTCAATTTCAAAATGGAGAAAAGGGAAGAAAGGGATACAATTGGTCACGGAAGTCTCTATAAACGTTTCTGATGACGATGAACTTTTGCGGATGATGCTTGAAGCCGGTTTTGACACGCTTTTTATAGGTATAGAATCTCCAAACAGCGCAAGTCTTCTCGAGTGTAACAAAGTTCAGAACCTCAACAGGAATATCATATCAAACATAAAAAAACTGCAGAAAATGGGTTTTACTGTTCAGGGAGGATTTATTGTCGGTTTTGACAGCGACACCGCGATGATATTCCAGCAGATAATAGATTTTATTCAGAAAAGCGGCATTACAACCGCGATGGTCGGTTTGCTTCAGGCTCCGCCAGGAACACGCTTGTATGAAAGGATGAAAAAGGCGAACAGAATAAAGACAAAATTTTCAGGGGACAACACTGATTGTTCGACGAATATAGTTCCAGTTATGAAAATGAAGAATTTAAGAGAAGGATATGAAAGAGTTATAAGGAAAATTTACTCATCGAAATTTTACTACAGGAGAATAAACACTTTTCTCGATGAATACCATAGACCAGATACAGGAGTGAGATTCGATTTCAAAAATAAAATCATATACGTTTCGGCATTCTTGAGGTCTATTATCCTCCTCGGCGTTTTCGGTTCGGAAAAGCTTTATTTCTGGAAACTTTTATTGAAAACTTTTTTCAAAGATATTAAAAATATGCCTATTGCTGTAACTCTTGCGATATACGGAAGACATTTCAGGAAAGTGACAAACAACCACCTTGCGCTTGACAGAAAAGCGTGA
- a CDS encoding T9SS type A sorting domain-containing protein translates to MRTILISSIVLFSASSTFPTPIVVSGGNQNDIIGRFLRIDNGTLLAVIERNPDWNSGDFYSSLSTDNGLTWGSLSPVIVSAGNQSTFSLTKGNSDTILLFYASDESGVYRIYSAFSLNGTTWSNSGQVDLGWSSSQNVYDPSVERENDGSLTMTYISMGFGAYIAHRPSGGQWDHDKILLQTGAYRVRVCKSAAGTYMASYHRRTGTTYQYDVFVRTSSDRLNWSQETQLTTNQNSHDPFCSITPDGSFMVDYAKNVSGVYNIHSRISSDGVNWEPEVQITNDMTFNTQPCLFVENDTIYRMWTHAIDYNTDNDIYFEKFIYTPNSVEQDTALVLEFLDFNAVQQGNCILLEIRSIDEIFLSLSVFDFTGRKVLHDAVLATQGASEKTIDASSLSSGVYYIALKTRGFIRAEKFFYIKM, encoded by the coding sequence GTGAGAACTATTTTAATCAGCTCGATAGTTCTTTTTTCGGCGTCGTCAACTTTCCCGACACCCATTGTCGTGTCGGGTGGAAACCAAAACGACATAATCGGAAGATTTCTGAGGATAGACAACGGCACTCTTTTGGCTGTAATAGAGAGAAATCCAGATTGGAATTCGGGCGATTTTTATTCGTCATTATCTACGGACAACGGACTGACATGGGGTTCGCTTTCTCCAGTCATAGTCAGCGCCGGCAACCAGTCCACGTTTTCTCTCACTAAAGGAAATTCAGACACAATTCTGCTCTTTTACGCCTCCGATGAATCCGGCGTTTACAGGATATACAGCGCGTTTTCTCTAAACGGCACGACCTGGTCGAATTCAGGTCAGGTCGATTTGGGGTGGTCCTCATCCCAGAATGTTTACGATCCATCGGTGGAAAGAGAAAACGATGGATCTCTGACCATGACATATATATCAATGGGGTTTGGCGCTTACATCGCGCATAGACCTTCAGGAGGGCAATGGGACCACGACAAAATTCTGCTCCAAACAGGAGCTTACAGGGTTCGGGTGTGTAAAAGCGCAGCAGGGACGTATATGGCCTCATACCATAGACGCACCGGAACGACCTACCAGTACGACGTGTTTGTCAGAACTTCAAGCGACAGGTTAAACTGGTCCCAGGAAACACAGTTGACAACAAATCAAAATTCCCACGATCCCTTCTGCTCCATAACACCTGACGGATCTTTTATGGTGGACTACGCCAAAAATGTCTCCGGCGTCTACAACATCCATTCCCGAATTTCTTCTGACGGGGTCAACTGGGAACCCGAAGTTCAAATAACAAACGACATGACATTCAACACTCAACCATGTTTATTCGTCGAAAACGACACTATATACAGGATGTGGACGCACGCGATAGACTACAACACTGACAACGATATATATTTTGAAAAGTTCATCTATACTCCTAACTCAGTTGAACAGGATACGGCCCTCGTTTTAGAATTTTTAGATTTTAACGCAGTACAGCAAGGGAACTGTATACTCCTGGAAATCCGCTCCATAGACGAAATTTTCCTCTCTTTGAGCGTTTTCGACTTCACGGGCAGAAAAGTTCTGCATGACGCCGTACTCGCGACTCAAGGAGCATCAGAAAAAACGATTGACGCATCAAGCCTTTCTTCCGGTGTTTATTACATCGCTCTGAAAACCCGGGGATTCATACGCGCGGAAAAATTTTTTTACATCAAGATGTAG